gcatgctgcaaggaggcatgaggactgcaaatgtggccagggcaataaattgcaatgtctgtgagacgcctaagacagcgctacagggagacaggacggacagctgatcgtcctcgcaatggcagaccacgtgtaacaacacctgcacaggatcggtacatccgaacatcacacctgcgggacaggtacaggatggcaacaacaactgcctgagttacaccaggaacgcacaatccctccatcagtgctcaaactgtctgcaataggctgagagaggctggactgagggcttgtaggcctgttgtaaggcagggcctcaccagacatcaccggcaacaacgtcgcctatgggcacaaacccactgtcgcaggaccagacaggactggcaaaaagtgctcttcactaatgagtcgcggttttgtcttacatggggtgatggtcggattcgcatttatcgttgaaggaatgagcattacaccgagacctgtactctggagcgggatcgatttggaggtggagggtccgtcatgttctggggcggtgtgtcacagcatcatcggactgagcttgttgtcattgcaggcaatctcaacgctttgcgttacagggaagacatcctcctccctcatgtggtacccttcctacaggctcatcctgacatgaccctccagcatgacaatgccaccagccatactgctcgttctgtgcgtgatttcctgcaagacaggaatgtcagtgttctgccatggccagaaaagagcctggatctcaatcccattgagcacgtctgggacctgttggatcggagggtgagggctagggccgttccccacagaaatgtccaggaacttgcaagtgccttggtggaagagtggggtagcatctcacagcaagaactggcaaatctggtgcagtccatgaggagtagatgcactgcagtacttaatgcagctggcggccacaccagatactgactgttacttttgattttgaccccccctttgttcagggacacattattcaatttctgttagtcacatgtctgtggaacttgttcagtttcagtctcagttgttgaatcttgttatgttcatacaaatatgtacacatgttaagtttgctgaaaataaacgcagttgacagtgaggacgtttctttttttgttgagttcatATTTATTTGCACTAATTAGACCTAGATGACAAAACTTTCTCTGATATTGATCAACAATGTATACATTCCCCAACATACATAATCATGGAGATGGATGTATATCAATTCCTAGACAGAATGAAATGGTAGCACATACATTATCCCAAAATGGTGTCAGTTTGTTACAGGACCACAGCATGTGTAATAGGGTTCCTTTGTGCTTTTTGCATCTCCAACAGAGATGTAACATTTCTGGGTGCATTGCATGCATTCTGGCATGAATGTttggctatataaatacatacagtacatcttgGTAATATATTTGTTTTGTATATCATAATTAGAAATTTGCATTATTTTACTGTTCTCCCAATTCACTTTGAATTCTACAGCACCATGTGTCCAATAGTAGTAAAATAAATTATAGAGAATGTTCTGGTTCAGATAAATACAGTAAAATGTAATCTGCATAAAATTATATCACATGTTGATCTCCACCAATCTCTATGCCCCGGATTGAACCGTGAGTTCTAATTATTGATGCTAGGGGTTCTGTGGTTGAAGAAAATAAATAACTAGACAAAGGTCATCCCTGTTTTGTCCCTCTTGATAACTTAAATGATTCAGAGATCTGTCCATTTGTTCGTAAAGATGCTTTGGTGCATCTCTGTACAATAGCTTAATCCAGGAACAAAATACCAGACCAAAACCAAACTTTTTAAAACAGCCACCAAATATGCCATTCCACCGTATCGAATGCTTTTTCAGCATCTGTTGATACTGTCACTATGGGAGCATTCAAGTTCTTGGGTGACGAATTATATTGAGGAAAAACAAAAACGGTAGAGATTATCTGAAGACATCCTGTTCTTTATAAACCCTGTTTGATCTGAGTGAATCAACTTTTCTATTACTGTTTCTATGAGAAAAGCCAATAGTTTAGCAATGATTTTGTAATCCACATTCAAGAGTGATACTGTGCAGAAGGATCCTTATCTTTCTTTTTAAGTAGGGTGATTGTAGCCAAACATAATGACCGGGGAAGTACATTTTTCTCTAGAGCTGCTGTGATCATAATTAACATAGACTTTGGTAATTTGGGACGCTGCCCCGTTTTGTAGATTATTGATGGCCTCCAACAATTCACCTGAGGTTATGTTTAtatccatatttatttattttggttgACTTATAAATTTGTAAAACGGTCTGTAAAACGGAATTATAAAGGGATTGACACCAACCCTGCTGTCAATATTACTGACCTGTTTGATGTTCAACAATGTCATATCTCCCTCTGACATTCATTGAGTTGACATTCAGCTTTAAACAAGGACGTGCCATTTCAAGTGATACACCACATTGCAAATTGATTATGAAATTCTGACTCACTGAGAACACAGGCGTAAATTGATCTGTCCGCATGGTGTTATGTTAGCCTTCCAGTGTCAGGGTGGATGTTGCAGTGAGGAGGCAGGCATCATGATGTTCGTGAAGTGTAATGCCTTGAGTGAGGACTTTTATTAGTGGAGAAGCTAATGGCGCCAAACTTACATATACACTATGTAACACATAtttacaacaaaaacaacaaacaggaaaACATTCTCAGATAAACGGATAAACAATCAAGCCTCAATCACACCTGCTAGAGCATCCAGTATAACAACCTTACCCCCTTTCTCTCTGGCAGAGGAATGACAGGCTTTAAACAGGATACCTGGGATACCCTCAACATGGACTATTCCATTTTAGACCAATCATCAATTAATAGTCTTCCGTAGGCATGAAAACACTATTCACACATTCAGGTAATACAATCTCAATGACcaaatactgtatatagcctgcatTTCAATAGTAGTGTTTAACTATGCATAGAACATGTAATAGACCGGCAAACCCTACTCTCCCCGTGGGATTTAGTAACATTACATTAGGCCTACCCAAAAACACAGGATAATTGGCTTCCCAAACACTgctctggggcctgttgcacaaaactaggataagggattaagccaggatatcttggtgatcctggctcaattgatccgtaatccggttgcactaaagatggatagggggcaggaggatatgttatggtataaattaccatggagatttattctgtggagctagcctgctccagaccaggctaaattccaggatctatttaatctcatccctaatgtcagtcagcagtcaccacaaatggaaaccaatagttatttcactgctcactatacattgttatcacatataactagacccactgttattatttaaacgtttgtgatcattaatttcaatgattttggataaaaaatgatttttagatgatgttgctatcattagataatttacagtttcccatagactataaggctatatataaaatgatagaatattagggccacagaggggaaataaacacaagtcataatattgtaaccagttgttttaaaggaggacagttgttaaaatgacagatgtggggcatttcgtgaaattgtacttcagtatggtttcataaacaaagacatgctgatgtgccagaatattaagtatcacattgtcataagtatcaaaactgtaaaaacaatatgtagcttttctgcagaaagaaccagcctcataaatttatgactttatcctttttcttcagtgtggccctagtactctgtcatataaacaaatacacattccatatgaatataaaaacacaatgtgtaacattatgttcctttattgaataaggacaaaacaaagcaggtaaaccatcagctcctttcgaaactgaagtcacagtgactctacaagatggaaagcacagaatccaagcatattatacaaaatgatacatacacattcaaaggtctgtatataacacaccctgcatgtctgcacactaaaataaatgcaggacaaatccatacacatcaactgaacagacaaatgaatggatgcagtagcctccctgcagccttgtattacacacagtataccgcacaaacatcataagaggccaaattcgtcaaaaaacgaacccaaaaaaacccaaattcctctgccaccgcaggacatatttaaccaaaattgaaagcacacatactaactaaaataattcaacacatattggtccctcagcagccgaccactgtcgtcatcagggaagattgccggattgtcccagtccatggctggtggcactctgggggccctctccttcctcaggcaggccacattgtggaggacagcacaagccacagtaatatcacatgccctaacagggctgacccttaatttgtgaaggcagtgaaagcgtgccttcaggaggccaaaggtcatttcaactctggccctggtcctggcatgggcatggttgtaggcctgctgtgcttcctgggggtctgtgaaaggtgtcaggagaaaaggctggcagccataccccctgtctcccagcaacacaccagagaattcacctgtcaacacaaaatctcatcattactacctcataaacacagtgatattcttgacacagccatgatggttataaataggggttgtgtggcttaccttgtgataggcactgatagatttcagaggcccgaaagattctggagtcatggactgagccaggccattttgccacaacattgctgatcacacagtcagcattgcagaccatctgaaatcataagatgaggaatattacaccaatcaatgcacatcactggcaatgcagagtgttcgtcaatggacaatatcaaaaagttatgttcacctgaacattaatgctgtgaaaggatttcctattcacaaaatcggcctcatgggcacctgagggggcttttatccttatgtgtgtgcagtccactgcaccaatgacattggggaaacctgtcacacaaagtaatgagtatcctactatgtgttaacagttgtcctgtaatttgtagatcctcttacctgcaatcctatagaactcctctttgatgtcacagagtcttctgtggccagggaaggagatgaagacatctgctaatgctttgatagccagacacacactccttattgtgcggcaaattgtggccttgttcagctgttctgcatcccccactgagtacaggaaggctccactagcaaaaaagcgcaaggccacacaaaccatttgctccacactcagtgcatggctccgtgcagtgcggtgcttaatcctgggacccagtagtctgcatagatacctgatgccatctgcagaaaacctgtatctttcatatagatggtcatcagggagggccagtgggtccaaccggtccctgaagaccctttctcgcctgaaggctctcctcagcacaagtgcttcttcatccaccacatctcgcacgaatgggcatgccattgtcagagcagaaaggaacacacaattttgggccttcatataggctagtggccacacctggtgctgggggggtgggcaaaagagggcgatgccttataacgatgacttggttgtactgattgctgggaaaataaaaaaaaccttagaaagatgccaccgtcctgtgtgctcacaataagagctcatatgtcatggctcacttgactttacgagaatatacctaatttttattttgagctgtgtcatcttcttggagctgggggaggaaagaaaaataatgattaatacatttgtgttacagttagcatacagtgtacattgaaggcatatctcacctccctctcaagtttttttatttcaaggtccagtttcctaattgtcctcttttttatttcggactccagtgcaagattttccatctttttcttcttgtactgaatgtctatgtctgccagttctatttggcgccggaggtggttgccatacaactttctgatagcttgtgagctctgtgaacacaatacaattagcgcagctggaatttggcaggatgtggtgtccttttattaatacgcactatgttgccaggctggttttcccactgtatagcatctgggtcctgtaaaagaaattagattttttgattttgatgaggactcctcaccattgtagagtaaatagtactttcacagtcttaacatgatacctcatgccttctggaatccagagagatggtctcctcctcatcatcgtctccatcatgtgctgttgctgctgcactggggccttcaccctatcacatttaatcggattcatattgaagctagtagacaagacatgccaggcctacagtatgcctttgatggagtactcactggatcagcatcgtctggtgcttgtgctggtggctctaacaggaacacagtgctgccagacactgcaaggcaataggtaaaccaaagtcagacagtccaaattgattcaatatgaatgtggttgtatcccatgtagagatggaaggacataccttgaatgaagcgggtggcatcttgggaggaacctatgctcgtctctttccccccagggatcccctctaagacgggcctgcctttatttagctccaaggccatgtcctctgctggggtaaggtcagcctttggtgacccaccacccgtgccttgtctgtgggtattctttttcactgctaaaacagtacagacaatgtgtgagcaggcaccttctgggtacaatatatgcttgtgctttgttaaatattagtcagggaccataccattctgcagaatgttcttgtatttgattttgacctgctgccatgtccgttttggcccgttcatgtttaatctacacacacacacacacacacacacacacacacacacacatttaatggagtcacactgcaaaaaatgacttggtatttttgtcttgttttcagtaaaaatatcaaaaaatgtaccatagctttatacagtgtgatggagttactttacacaatttcactcatatctgcagtgcatttcaattaaaaatttaaccgtttcataattacagtacaactgcatttttggagatgtgaattaaatatttgaattgtaattgtgatgtttcagcggagcggtgagtgtgtaattgtgcactacttacgcattcaggcggtctgcaatactttgccacgctttttctctttgctttatcactgtggcggtgttgcctttcttcttaattatatcttttacctcctcgtatgcctccatgaggatttgtgcttccgacggggaaaagtacgcggctctagttgccatggtaaatcagttaatctgtgatctgtggcggggtctatttgagtgagccgtgagcgcgcacctatccaggattggtttcacctggcttaatgaatccgtgtctgctcatcctggcttggtctttgtgcaaccaattaagcctggacgcacatgttttggcttcattgagctcagctgagtcatttatcccggatgtcttaattctacttttgtgcaacaggcccctggttgaCACAGCAGAAACAACAAACATTTCACAGAGTCAATCATGAGGATTCAAAGGTAATTTCTAACCATTTCTAAATATAGAAATAGCAAACGCAATACCCAAACCTTTGACAATAGGCATGATATGATAAAGCTAAACCGTTTTGCATGTGAAACCAATGACTGTCTAGTCTGGCTGACTGCAAACTCGAGGTCTTCCTGACTTCAGAGTCTGAAAAGGCAACTTGATGTTATAGGTTTGAAGCGTTGATAGTAAAGGGGGCAGTGCTTTTTTACTGATtggttcctctctgtctcactcaaacagccccatggacagccacacacagcccccTTCCAATACAACGGTTGGATTTTCAAATCCAAACAAGGAGAGTTCTCAACCCCTCAGGAAAACAATAACGTTTAAGACAACCAATCAAAGCTTGAGCAAATTGTTCAGCGAATATTGCACCAACAAACGGGCTCCGGTCCAGACCAGTGTGTCACAGCTCTCGGCAACATTGAAAACCTAACACTAACCATGTTTCCATGTAAAGTAGACTGGCTAACTGTTGGATAACAGTATAGTTGTCGGTAGGCCTAAACCTTCCAAATGTCTACAGAACTTTTATATGCTCTACGTGAGACCATCAGAAAGTAGGGCTAAGCAAACTTGATATTTATACAAGGTTCGATTGCTCTTGCACAAAAGCCTACTATCAAGTAGTGAGAAGGTTACCCAAGGGAGTAGCACAAAGGCCTAACAATTACAACTAGGTTCACTATCTTGATACTGATGTTGAAAATCGAGAAATCAAACAACCCTATGTAAATAATGCAAAACAACTGCACATTCACACATTTTAACACAATAAGCAGAGGACAACTAAGCTTTAAGTTGCTTCAGCACTTTAAGCATTCAGCACTATTAAAGTGTCAACATTCCACGATGAAATAAAATCCTCTGCTTGCTTGCAAGCATGAATGAATGGGAATGTCTGCTACTTTATTTGATTTGCTTCATGTCCCCATAAGCTTTAATTTTCCTAAACAGCTTTATATTTGGCATAGTTTCTCAGCGGCATGTTGAGTTTGTGCATTGAGCTTTTATGGTTCCATGTATCACTTTAAGATGTTCAATTATTATGACTACAGTATGTCTCAGGTGCTTAACTGTCTGTGTTGGGTAAACCCCACTGTTGGCAGCTGTATTtgtcagtaacacacacacacacacacacagaattatACATAGTCCAGTAACTCAATGGCCGTGTTTACAAGTAATAAGAAATTGAAATGTGCCTCTGTCTATTCAATAATGACTCAATAATGGTATCCTCCACCAATGTATCTCACTATTATGAATCTAGTCACTGAAGCTCCATAGAATCAGCATATAGCACATACGGCTGCAAGTGTGGCGGAGGCGTACTGAGttggttacatttacatttacattacatttaagtcatttagcagacgctcttatccagagcgacttacaaattggtgcattcaccttatgatatccagtggaacaaccactttacaatagtgcatctaactcttttaaggggggggggggttagaaggattactttatcctatcctaggtattccttaaagaggtggggtttcaggtgtctccggaaggtggtgattgactccgctgacctggcgtcgtgagggagttacATGATGCAGGACGCatgcctctctgtccctctcaatctctcctgcaattggcaacctattccctatttactgcaccacttttgaccagtgcccataggtctctgttcaaaagtagtgtactatagaatacagggtgccatttgggacgcagacgtATGTGCTATGGTGTAACATGCAACCTATACTATTAAACTGTCTTGGTCTAATTTGTGTCTCTGAAATGTGTGATAATGCAAGATCTCAGAATGTGGTTATTTCCATAAATGGTATGATATTCACATAATTGTGCTTGGAATATGTTGTTGTGGAGGCAGTTTTCATGTACTGTTTAATGCAGTCACGATGGCAGcagtatattatatacagtatatagccatACAGAACCTAGGTAGCTACCAAGGTTCTCAAGCACTGGTACAGTAATGACATGCAGCTTTGGTCAGCGTACTTCCTGCAGAAATCCATTTGCATCGGGGGTACATTGCAAGCCGTGCTGGCTAGAGATAACACTTCGTCTTTTCAAATGGAAGCCCCGTTGAAAAATGAACCACTGCCTGCCTGCAGTGCACTAGATCAAGGTGTCCCAGTATACTTAAAAGGAATGTGCTTCACTATCAAGGTCTACACAACACGATATTCAAACATTTGTATGTGATATAGAGCGCTTTTGGTGATTGATTTTGaaacaatactttaaaaaaagaCATATTTACATGTATTTAGTCCTAAACATTCAGTATAACATTTAAGATATGCAGACCTGTCATTTAACATACATTCATTCATTTAATAATTAATACATTATTTAATTAATTCATAATCTCTATCAGTACATTTTCCAGTTTGAAAACATTCTCAATCAAACATCAACTATTTATTAGCCCACAGCTTTATAAGGTGAAAACTAATCATTTTAACTAGGCTTATACCTTAtttatgtttattattatttgGGGAGGAGGGGTAGATCAGGTTTAATTTTGCAGATCGATtgtagagttacctctgctgcagaggatttgttcattagagttaccagcctcatatATTGCAGCCCATCTGGTtaacgcttagtgggactatcatttgtttttcaacgggacaatgacccaacacacctccaggctgtgtaaaggctagatggccaagaaggagagcgatggactgctgcatcagaggacctggcctccacaatcacctgacctcaaccaaattgagatggtttgggatgagttggaccgcagagtgaaggaaaagcagccaacaagtgctcagcatatgtgggaactccttcaagactgttggaaaagcattccaggtgaagctggttgagagaataccaagagtgtgcaacgctgtcatcaaggcaaagggttgctactttgaagaatctcaaacataaaatatattttgatttgtttaacacttttttggtaactacatgattccatatgtgttacttcatagttttgatgtctttactattattctacaatgtagaaaatagtaaaaataaagaaagacccttgaatgagtaggtgtccccaaactttggactggtatatatatatatatatataataaaggaaaatgtatttttaaaagaaatatgtatgtatgtatgtatatactgtatgtatatatatatatatatatatatatatacactgctcaaaaaaataaagggaacacttaaacaacacaatgtaactccaagtcaatcacacttctgtgaaatcagactgtccacttaggaagcaacactgattgacaataaatttcacatgctgttgtgcaaatggaatagacaaaaggtggaaattataggcaattagcaagacacccccaaaaaaggagtgattctgcaggtggtgaccacagacaacttctcagttcctatgcttcctggctgatgttttggtcacttttgaatgctggcggtgctctcactctagtggtagcatgagacggagtctacaacccacacaagtggctcaggtagtgcagttcatccaggatggcacatcaatgcgagctgtggcaaaaaggtttgctgtgtctgtcagcgtagtgtccagagcatggaggcgctaccaggagacaggccagtacatcaggagacgtggaggaggccgtaggagggcaacaacccagcagcaggaccgctacctccgcctttgtgcaaggaggtgcactgccagagccctgcaaaatgacctccagcaggccacaaatgtgcatgtgtctgctcaaacggtcagaaacagactccatgagggtggtatgagggcccgacgtccacaggtgggggttgtgcttacagcccagcaccgtgcaggacgtttggcatttgccagagaacaccaagattggcaaattcgccactggcgccctgtgctcttcacagatgaaagcaggttcacactgagcacatgagcacatgtgacagacgtgacagagtctggagacgccgtggagaacgttctgctgcctgcaacatcctccagcatgaccggtttggcggtgggtcagtctggtgtggggtggcatttctttgtggggccgcacaggcctccatgtgctcgccagacgtagcctgactgccattaggtaccgagatgagatcctcagaccctttgtgagaccatatgctgacacatgcacatttgtggcctgctggaggtcaatcacttttttgggggtgtcttgctaattgcctataatttccaccttttgtctattccatttgcacaacagcatgtgaaatttattgtcaatcagtgttgcttcctaagtggacagtttgatttcatagaagtgtgattgacttggagttacattgtgttgtttaagtgttccctttatttttttgagcagtgtatatatatatatatatatatatatttcttttaaaaatacattttcctttattattttcccctacccctaccacccctcccctaattggtgtaaactaatgaacaacagcacttaggcttctacttccagcttatacatactatatacattttacggacacaatctattttacaatagttctattttgtttgttttagaCCTGTAactcctctaccctcaacctctctcatctatttctgatgtccatccagtttgatttctatttgccatatatttttaactgtgctgtttcacaaaagttctgaacctacagtatatacattttacagacacagtatattttacatgagtTATCTTGTTGCTATTAGTCCCACCTTttagctccattcaacccctcccatctatctcttctATTTGCCATATGATTTTAAACTGtgctgaacctttctattctcatactTTCTACAGATGGTAAATTAAAGATGTTTTTCTGctgctaaaagtattattatattattgatcgattgactgtgACTCTTCAAAccacccagtagtgctatctgcagcATTAGCCATTTTTGAACCTGTGAATGGCTTGGtgtggacagtaccaaaatacatatggacagtaccaaaataaatgtcTCTTTGCCGGGAAATCTGCAGAGCTGtgaaggttgtatcccccatatatatatatatatatatattggttgcaataattttgtataataatttcaaTGGGAAAAATATACGGTTTGAATCCGGAGTCGTTTTGCGTATCAGTTCACAAACCATGGAAtcagtacatcgaaaatctcttcccaactatttttctatctatatggcacagctgttaATTATTTGGTACTTTAATGAAAGTGGTACACTTGTATACAGTGTTGCTAGCAGCTGACAGTTAATTCATTTTCACATGTCCACAGCCTTACCAAGCAATTATTGAGAGGTATGTTACTCATAAATATTTCGAGTCAGGCCTACAAGCACAGACCTATTTTACTGAAACAAATGTAATATGACTTTCACTTGACAGTCAAACACGCATGATACAGGTAGAGGCGTAGGTAGTTGGTTGCATTTGTATCCCATGTTTACTGCTAGGTGGAGCCCGAGTATATTGTGTGAGCGACAATCCAGATCCGAGTTTTGCGTCTCGCCGTTCTCGCATTCTACCTTGAGTCAAAGACCGCATTTCTCCCAGGCAGTGCTCCGAAATTGGTTTGTCATATGCGCCGAGAGCAAAGCTTTGGAAGCAAAAAATATATCGAGGTCTTTGCCGTGGAGATTTTCAAACAAGACACATTTATTGGCATAGCCTACTCTTTTTTTTTTGCGCTAATGTGTTTTGCCTTTGAGCTTTTACTTTCG
The DNA window shown above is from Salvelinus alpinus chromosome 31, SLU_Salpinus.1, whole genome shotgun sequence and carries:
- the LOC139561886 gene encoding myb/SANT-like DNA-binding domain-containing protein 4 isoform X2, with product MATRAAYFSPSEAQILMEAYEEVKDIIKKKGNTATVIKQREKAWQSIADRLNALNMNGPKRTWQQVKIKYKNILQNAVKKNTHRQGTGGGSPKADLTPAEDMALELNKGRPVLEGIPGGKETSIGSSQDATRFIQVSGSTVFLLEPPAQAPDDADPGEGPSAAATAHDGDDDEEETISLDSRRHEDPDAIQWENQPGNISSQAIRKLYGNHLRRQIELADIDIQYKKKKMENLALESEIKKRTIRKLDLEIKKLERELQEDDTAQNKN
- the LOC139561886 gene encoding myb/SANT-like DNA-binding domain-containing protein 4 isoform X1 codes for the protein MATRAAYFSPSEAQILMEAYEEVKDIIKKKGNTATVIKQREKAWQSIADRLNALNMNGPKRTWQQVKIKYKNILQNAVKKNTHRQGTGGGSPKADLTPAEDMALELNKGRPVLEGIPGGKETSIGSSQDATRFIQVSGSTVFLLEPPAQAPDDADPGEGPSAAATAHDGDDDEEETISLDSRRHEDPDAIQWENQPGNISSQAIRKLYGNHLRRQIELADIDIQYKKKKMENLALESEIKKRTIRKLDLEIKKLEREVRYAFNVHCMLTVTQMY